Proteins from a single region of Neodiprion virginianus isolate iyNeoVirg1 chromosome 4, iyNeoVirg1.1, whole genome shotgun sequence:
- the LOC124303830 gene encoding uncharacterized protein LOC124303830 isoform X1, translating into MDEMQTALPVKELHNLLQETLGPKMTIKSVVWKPLTNPGENYGSLIYGIDATIARNNTTEVLNLVVKIPPPTEYLIDLFNSPISFWKELIFYKKIVPEFTKLQMESGIDPDKLVKFPLYYGGRLGLTDPNVFDEQAAIVLQNLIPKGYSVRDRLLGLDLEHTQLAIEELAKLHAVTIGLKLKDSEFFKHSVMPALVHVANDTTMETVRDMLRQVHDTLKELPEAKPYINRINKTLRYDYEIDYRLSKPSEPWGTMVHGDYWSNNMLFKYAENSHPISIKIIDFQLGYYGSGAKDLIFFLLSSVQDELLNNSLEDMLDYYYKSFINSLTSLKVDTEKFTREGFDEEVKKSAPLKFGQCIGMTNVIHSVRGVVKNMEDVGKDVNFSAIGNNIRVQKKLLHILQIFDKNQWLID; encoded by the coding sequence aaaTGCAGACAGCACTACCGGTAAAGGAATTACATAATCTGCTACAAGAAACACTCGGGCCAAAAATGACGATTAAAAGTGTGGTATGGAAACCGCTCACAAACCCAGGAGAAAATTACGGAAGTTTGATATACGGGATTGATGCGACTATCGCAAGAAATAACACAACTGAGGTTTTGAATCTAGTTGTGAAAATACCGCCTCCAACAGAATATCTTATAGATTTGTTTAACAGCCCAATTTCTTTCTGGAAGGAACTTatcttttataaaaaaattgtgcctGAATTTACAAAACTACAAATGGAAAGTGGTATAGACCCTGATAAACTTGTCAAGTTCCCCCTTTACTATGGTGGCAGATTAGGATTGACAGACCCTAACGTATTTGATGAGCAGGCTGCTATAGTGCTGCAAAATCTAATTCCTAAAGGATACTCGGTGCGAGATAGATTATTAGGCTTAGATTTAGAACACACTCAACTTGCCATTGAAGAGTTAGCAAAATTACATGCGGTAACGATTggtttgaaattaaaagattctgaatttttcaaacattcagTTATGCCTGCGTTAGTACATGTCGCAAATGACACAACAATGGAGACTGTCAGAGATATGCTGAGACAAGTACATGATACTTTAAAAGAACTTCCAGAAGCGAAGCCATACATTAATCGAATTAATAAAACTTTGAGATATGACTATGAGATTGATTACCGACTTTCAAAACCTTCAGAGCCATGGGGAACAATGGTGCATGGTGATTATTGGTCTAACAATATGCTGTTTAAATATGCCGAAAATTCTCATCCAATTAGCATTAAAATAATTGACTTCCAGCTTGGTTACTATGGCTCTGGAGCCAAAGAcctaattttctttttattatcaaGTGTGCAAGATGAATTATTAAACAACAGTTTAGAAGACATGCTTGATTATTACTATAAGTCATTTATTAATTCACTGACATCATTAAAGGTTGACACAGAAAAATTTACGAGAGAAGGCTTTGACGAAGAGGTGAAGAAATCTGCACCACTCAAATTTGGACAGTGTATTGGTATGACGAATGTGATACATTCAGTAAGAGGGGTCGTAAAAAATATGGAAGACGTAGGCAaagatgtaaatttttcggctaTTGGAAATAATATTagagttcaaaaaaaattattacacattctgcagatttttgataaaaatcaatGGTTGATTGATTAA
- the LOC124303830 gene encoding uncharacterized protein LOC124303830 isoform X2, translating into MQTALPVKELHNLLQETLGPKMTIKSVVWKPLTNPGENYGSLIYGIDATIARNNTTEVLNLVVKIPPPTEYLIDLFNSPISFWKELIFYKKIVPEFTKLQMESGIDPDKLVKFPLYYGGRLGLTDPNVFDEQAAIVLQNLIPKGYSVRDRLLGLDLEHTQLAIEELAKLHAVTIGLKLKDSEFFKHSVMPALVHVANDTTMETVRDMLRQVHDTLKELPEAKPYINRINKTLRYDYEIDYRLSKPSEPWGTMVHGDYWSNNMLFKYAENSHPISIKIIDFQLGYYGSGAKDLIFFLLSSVQDELLNNSLEDMLDYYYKSFINSLTSLKVDTEKFTREGFDEEVKKSAPLKFGQCIGMTNVIHSVRGVVKNMEDVGKDVNFSAIGNNIRVQKKLLHILQIFDKNQWLID; encoded by the coding sequence aTGCAGACAGCACTACCGGTAAAGGAATTACATAATCTGCTACAAGAAACACTCGGGCCAAAAATGACGATTAAAAGTGTGGTATGGAAACCGCTCACAAACCCAGGAGAAAATTACGGAAGTTTGATATACGGGATTGATGCGACTATCGCAAGAAATAACACAACTGAGGTTTTGAATCTAGTTGTGAAAATACCGCCTCCAACAGAATATCTTATAGATTTGTTTAACAGCCCAATTTCTTTCTGGAAGGAACTTatcttttataaaaaaattgtgcctGAATTTACAAAACTACAAATGGAAAGTGGTATAGACCCTGATAAACTTGTCAAGTTCCCCCTTTACTATGGTGGCAGATTAGGATTGACAGACCCTAACGTATTTGATGAGCAGGCTGCTATAGTGCTGCAAAATCTAATTCCTAAAGGATACTCGGTGCGAGATAGATTATTAGGCTTAGATTTAGAACACACTCAACTTGCCATTGAAGAGTTAGCAAAATTACATGCGGTAACGATTggtttgaaattaaaagattctgaatttttcaaacattcagTTATGCCTGCGTTAGTACATGTCGCAAATGACACAACAATGGAGACTGTCAGAGATATGCTGAGACAAGTACATGATACTTTAAAAGAACTTCCAGAAGCGAAGCCATACATTAATCGAATTAATAAAACTTTGAGATATGACTATGAGATTGATTACCGACTTTCAAAACCTTCAGAGCCATGGGGAACAATGGTGCATGGTGATTATTGGTCTAACAATATGCTGTTTAAATATGCCGAAAATTCTCATCCAATTAGCATTAAAATAATTGACTTCCAGCTTGGTTACTATGGCTCTGGAGCCAAAGAcctaattttctttttattatcaaGTGTGCAAGATGAATTATTAAACAACAGTTTAGAAGACATGCTTGATTATTACTATAAGTCATTTATTAATTCACTGACATCATTAAAGGTTGACACAGAAAAATTTACGAGAGAAGGCTTTGACGAAGAGGTGAAGAAATCTGCACCACTCAAATTTGGACAGTGTATTGGTATGACGAATGTGATACATTCAGTAAGAGGGGTCGTAAAAAATATGGAAGACGTAGGCAaagatgtaaatttttcggctaTTGGAAATAATATTagagttcaaaaaaaattattacacattctgcagatttttgataaaaatcaatGGTTGATTGATTAA
- the LOC124303831 gene encoding cys-Gly metallodipeptidase DUG1-like codes for MIDSGTFGGMFNQPIVDAMNIIGSLIDKHGKIAVTEVMKDVAPISIKEQKLCKEIAFDLKKIKMRTGANRLLHKEDDIRLIMHKTRLPSITVHGFDHELDPNDKQALRSVSNSCIK; via the exons ATGATCGATAGTGGAACTTTTGGCGGCATGTTCAATCAGCCAATTGTAGATGCAATGAATATTATCGGATCGCTAATTGACAAACATGGTAAAATCGCTGTAACTGAG GTGATGAAAGATGTTGCACCAATTTCAATAAAGGAGCAAAAGCTTTGTAAAGAAATTGcgtttgatttgaaaaaaataaaaatgcgtaCTGGAGCAAATCGGTTGCTGCATAAAGAGGATGACATACGTTTAATAATGCACAAGACTCGATTACCCAGTATTACAGTACACGGTTTTGACCACGAACTAGACCCTAACGACAAACAGGCATTACGCTCTGTATCAAATAG CTGTATCAAATGA